From Pseudomonadota bacterium, a single genomic window includes:
- a CDS encoding nucleotidyltransferase family protein produces the protein MKTIDEIKEILVRHKKELRQIHRVKKIGIFGSVVRKEQKRGSDIDLLAEFEEPLSLLDIVGAEIYLRKILKAKVDLIPKEDLRPEIRKRILEETVYA, from the coding sequence ATGAAAACAATTGATGAGATTAAAGAAATCCTTGTACGGCACAAAAAAGAATTGCGGCAGATACATAGAGTAAAAAAGATCGGTATTTTTGGTTCTGTTGTGAGAAAAGAACAAAAGAGGGGAAGCGACATTGACCTGCTTGCAGAGTTTGAAGAGCCTCTAAGCCTTCTTGACATTGTGGGAGCAGAAATATATCTGAGAAAGATTCTGAAAGCCAAGGTAGACCTTATTCCCAAAGAAGATCTTCGTCCAGAAATCAGAAAGAGGATTCTGGAAGAAACTGTTTACGCATGA
- a CDS encoding restriction endonuclease subunit S, with protein sequence MRQLVPVWFYGLSNPGFTAPRIEILGYHGAAMSRAGWKRYKLEDILSKTIDNRGKNPPFSDTGYSYIDTTCIVGDNRYPSYALVRKYVSKETYENWFRSGHPRRNDLLIATVGANIGKICLMDDTPACIAQNTIGLRIDVAVADPIFAYYVLSSNEIQSNLKSLDIGSAQPSIKVPHLLNLSVALPPLSTQSRIAAILSALDDKIELNRQINATLEAIAQAIFKEWFVDLNFPGATGEMVESELGMIPHGWWVEKLGEIVEVKGGTTPSTKEERFWNGENYWATPKDLSNLSSPILLTTERKITTEGAKQIGSGILPSGTLLLSSRAPIGYLAISDIPVSINQGFIAINAKATSNLFILHWLKENMETIIGRANGSTFLEISKTNFREIELVIPDTQITQMFEKVIAPIFEQIKVNMQESITLATLRDSLLPKLMNGEIDL encoded by the coding sequence TTGCGGCAACTTGTTCCAGTGTGGTTTTATGGCCTTTCCAATCCGGGATTCACTGCGCCCCGAATTGAAATATTGGGCTACCATGGTGCAGCGATGAGTAGGGCGGGGTGGAAAAGATACAAACTTGAAGATATCCTCTCAAAGACAATTGATAACAGAGGAAAGAATCCGCCATTCTCCGATACGGGGTATTCGTATATCGATACCACCTGTATTGTTGGCGACAATAGATATCCCAGCTACGCTTTGGTTAGAAAGTATGTTTCAAAAGAAACGTATGAAAACTGGTTTCGCAGTGGCCATCCAAGAAGAAATGATTTACTTATAGCCACTGTAGGGGCAAATATTGGGAAGATTTGTTTGATGGACGACACGCCTGCCTGCATAGCACAAAATACGATTGGATTACGTATTGATGTGGCTGTTGCCGACCCTATTTTTGCTTACTATGTGCTTAGTAGTAATGAAATCCAGTCGAATCTGAAATCGTTGGATATCGGATCAGCTCAGCCGAGCATAAAGGTGCCACATCTTCTCAACCTATCCGTTGCCCTCCCTCCGCTCTCAACTCAGAGCCGAATCGCGGCCATCCTCTCCGCTCTGGATGATAAAATAGAACTCAACCGTCAGATCAATGCCACACTGGAAGCCATTGCACAGGCCATTTTCAAGGAATGGTTTGTTGATTTAAATTTTCCCGGCGCAACAGGCGAAATGGTTGAGAGTGAGTTGGGGATGATTCCACACGGCTGGTGGGTGGAAAAATTAGGGGAGATAGTAGAAGTAAAAGGTGGAACAACGCCAAGTACCAAAGAGGAAAGGTTTTGGAATGGTGAAAACTATTGGGCAACACCAAAAGACCTTTCAAACTTAAGTTCACCCATTTTATTGACCACAGAAAGAAAAATTACAACAGAGGGTGCCAAGCAGATAGGTTCGGGTATTCTCCCTTCGGGCACTTTACTTTTATCTTCAAGAGCGCCAATAGGCTATTTGGCAATTTCAGATATACCCGTTTCAATCAATCAAGGTTTTATCGCTATTAACGCCAAGGCAACGTCAAACTTATTTATTTTGCATTGGCTAAAAGAGAATATGGAAACTATCATTGGCAGAGCCAATGGCTCCACATTTTTGGAAATTTCAAAAACCAATTTCCGAGAGATTGAATTAGTTATTCCTGATACACAGATTACCCAGATGTTTGAAAAAGTCATTGCCCCAATTTTTGAACAGATAAAAGTCAATATGCAAGAATCTATAACTCTTGCCACCCTGCGTGATAGTCTTTTGCCTAAGTTAATGAATGGAGAAATTGACTTATGA
- a CDS encoding type I restriction endonuclease subunit R yields MSAKSQVIAESEIEQIALEILRGENRYNDILYGPDISEGPAKEREYTEVILQTRLRAAIDHINPTMPIDARDDAFKMAIRTTFTTVIDNNETFHRLLTEGVDVKFGIGEGKSKSDKVRLIDFDNPENNEFVAVNQFTVLENHNNKRPDIVIFINGMPLVVMELKNPADENADVQAAFSQLQTYQQLIPSLFTYNTFLVISDGWFAKIGTISSDYSRFMDWKSADGKTIVDTKHQSELEPMIKGLLNKATILDAIRHFIVFEKTKEATIKKIAAYHQYYAVNRAITSTIRASVEPGSFVAEHPAEYGFPSVDEQAQGDKRAGVVWHTQGSGKSLSMVFYAGKLVLAEEMNNPTILVLTDRNDLDQQLFETFGNCQQLLRQTPTQAANRDDLRKLLSVASGGIIFTTIQKFLPEEKGGTYPLLTDRRNIVVIADEAHRSQYDFIDGFARHMRDALPKASFIGFTGTPLEKEDKNTQAVFGNYIDIYDIQQAVEDGATVPIYYESRLARISLSEADRKVLDERVEEVTEDDELTERQKRFVKWASKEAVVGSANRLKQVAADLVKHFEARLSASEGKGMIVCMSRRICVGLYGEILKLRPYWYNSEDDKGAIKVIMTGSASDPLDWQEHIRNKERRKAIGNRLKDPKDPLKLVIVRDMWLTGFDVPCLHTMYVDKPMNGHNLMQAIARVNRVFGDKKGGLIVDYIGIAQDLKNALANYTAIRPDRGEIAYDLEKAVDRMKELYEIALDMFDGFDYRRYFTLESKAKLEFILDAANYIEELTGEKDGKVVRNGKERFKGNVISLQQAFGLAVPHPDAMKIRDDLALFQAIKARFAKFDDQTRTRTNQEIETAIRQIINDAIISEEVVDVFDAAGIKKPDISILSDEFLAEIQGMKRQNLGLELLKRLLNDEIKTRGKTNLVQGRKFSEMLADAVKRYQSGLIDSAKMIDELIRLAKDIREADKRGEKMNLRPDELAFYDALADNPTAEAVLGDFTLKLIAHELVETVQKNTSIDWQVKESVQAKLRVMVKRILRKYKYPPDDPTTGEYTVSVTKVLDQAEALADLWSSDEGR; encoded by the coding sequence ATGAGTGCAAAATCACAAGTAATCGCAGAGTCTGAAATCGAACAAATTGCTCTTGAGATTCTCCGCGGTGAGAATCGATATAACGACATCCTATACGGCCCCGACATCTCCGAAGGCCCTGCCAAAGAGCGCGAATACACCGAAGTTATCCTTCAAACCCGCCTGCGGGCCGCCATTGACCATATCAACCCGACCATGCCCATTGACGCACGAGACGATGCCTTCAAAATGGCCATCCGTACTACCTTCACGACCGTAATTGACAACAACGAAACCTTTCATCGCCTCCTTACCGAAGGGGTGGACGTCAAGTTCGGCATCGGTGAAGGTAAATCAAAAAGTGATAAAGTCAGACTCATCGATTTTGACAACCCGGAAAACAACGAATTCGTGGCTGTCAATCAGTTCACGGTTTTAGAAAACCACAACAACAAGCGGCCTGACATTGTCATTTTTATTAATGGTATGCCCCTTGTGGTAATGGAACTGAAAAATCCTGCCGATGAAAATGCAGACGTGCAGGCAGCCTTCAGTCAGCTCCAGACCTACCAGCAGCTTATCCCGTCACTCTTTACCTACAATACTTTTCTCGTTATCAGTGACGGCTGGTTTGCGAAGATCGGTACCATCTCCAGCGATTACTCACGTTTTATGGACTGGAAGAGCGCCGACGGCAAAACTATCGTGGATACCAAGCATCAGTCCGAACTGGAACCCATGATAAAGGGGCTTCTTAATAAAGCAACCATCCTTGATGCAATCCGCCATTTTATTGTCTTTGAAAAAACCAAAGAGGCAACAATCAAAAAGATTGCCGCCTATCATCAGTATTATGCCGTTAATCGGGCCATTACTTCCACCATCCGTGCTTCTGTGGAACCGGGGTCTTTTGTGGCTGAGCATCCCGCAGAGTACGGCTTTCCAAGCGTTGACGAGCAGGCCCAGGGTGACAAGCGGGCAGGTGTTGTCTGGCATACACAGGGCAGCGGTAAAAGCCTTTCTATGGTTTTTTACGCGGGCAAGCTCGTGCTGGCAGAAGAGATGAACAACCCCACCATTCTGGTACTCACTGACCGGAATGATCTTGACCAACAGTTATTTGAGACATTTGGCAATTGCCAGCAGCTTCTCCGCCAGACCCCGACTCAGGCAGCCAATCGGGACGATCTTCGAAAGCTTCTGTCTGTGGCATCCGGCGGCATCATCTTTACAACCATTCAAAAGTTCTTGCCTGAAGAAAAAGGCGGAACATATCCGCTCCTCACTGATCGGCGCAACATTGTCGTCATTGCCGACGAGGCCCACAGAAGCCAGTACGATTTTATTGACGGTTTTGCCAGACACATGCGCGATGCCCTGCCAAAGGCTTCCTTCATCGGATTTACCGGGACCCCTCTTGAAAAGGAGGACAAGAACACCCAGGCTGTTTTCGGTAATTACATCGACATCTACGACATCCAGCAAGCTGTGGAAGATGGGGCAACCGTACCCATTTATTATGAGAGCCGCCTTGCCCGGATCAGTCTTTCCGAGGCCGACCGCAAAGTACTCGATGAGCGCGTGGAAGAGGTAACGGAAGACGACGAGTTAACAGAACGACAGAAACGCTTTGTAAAATGGGCAAGCAAAGAGGCTGTTGTGGGCAGTGCAAACAGACTAAAACAGGTTGCCGCCGATTTGGTCAAACACTTTGAAGCCCGGCTCAGTGCGTCGGAAGGTAAAGGTATGATCGTCTGCATGAGCCGTCGAATCTGTGTTGGCTTGTACGGGGAAATCCTTAAATTGCGGCCCTATTGGTACAATTCAGAAGATGACAAAGGCGCGATCAAGGTGATTATGACAGGGTCTGCCAGTGATCCCCTTGACTGGCAGGAACATATACGCAACAAGGAGCGCCGCAAAGCAATCGGCAACAGACTGAAAGACCCCAAAGACCCGCTTAAGCTCGTTATTGTCCGCGATATGTGGCTCACCGGATTTGATGTGCCATGCCTCCACACCATGTATGTTGACAAACCCATGAACGGCCATAACTTGATGCAAGCCATTGCCCGCGTCAACCGAGTCTTTGGCGACAAGAAAGGCGGGCTTATAGTTGATTACATCGGCATTGCCCAGGACCTGAAAAACGCCTTGGCAAACTACACCGCAATCCGCCCTGATAGGGGCGAGATCGCCTACGATCTGGAGAAGGCTGTTGACAGGATGAAGGAATTGTACGAAATTGCCTTGGATATGTTCGACGGCTTTGACTATCGCCGATACTTTACGTTGGAATCAAAGGCAAAGCTGGAATTCATTCTCGATGCTGCCAACTACATCGAAGAACTGACCGGAGAAAAAGACGGGAAAGTGGTAAGAAATGGCAAGGAACGCTTCAAGGGAAACGTGATCAGCCTGCAGCAAGCTTTTGGCCTTGCCGTGCCCCACCCCGATGCCATGAAAATACGTGATGATTTGGCACTCTTCCAGGCTATTAAAGCCCGCTTCGCCAAGTTTGATGACCAGACCAGAACTCGGACTAATCAGGAGATCGAGACAGCCATCAGACAGATTATCAATGATGCCATCATCTCCGAAGAGGTGGTGGATGTCTTCGATGCAGCCGGAATCAAGAAGCCTGATATATCAATTCTGTCCGATGAATTTCTTGCCGAAATTCAGGGAATGAAGCGGCAAAACCTTGGGTTGGAACTTCTTAAACGACTCCTCAATGACGAGATTAAAACCCGCGGAAAGACCAATCTCGTACAAGGCCGCAAGTTCTCCGAAATGCTTGCCGATGCTGTCAAGCGGTACCAGAGTGGGCTGATTGATTCGGCAAAGATGATTGATGAACTGATTAGGCTGGCGAAAGACATTAGAGAGGCCGATAAGCGCGGCGAAAAGATGAATCTCCGTCCCGATGAATTGGCGTTCTACGACGCTCTTGCTGATAACCCAACTGCTGAAGCTGTGCTTGGCGACTTCACGCTCAAACTGATTGCCCATGAGCTTGTGGAAACTGTGCAGAAGAATACCTCCATTGACTGGCAGGTAAAAGAAAGTGTCCAGGCTAAGTTACGGGTAATGGTAAAAAGGATATTGAGAAAATACAAATACCCTCCCGATGATCCAACAACAGGCGAATACACTGTTTCCGTCACAAAAGTGCTGGACCAAGCCGAAGCATTGGCCGATTTATGGTCAAGCGATGAAGGACGATAA
- a CDS encoding putative DNA binding domain-containing protein, with translation MIEFKKSLTSLKEGLISISAILNKHGAGELWFGIAPDGKPTGLVINEKTLRDISQSIAAHIEPRIYPQITPEILNGKTCIKIAFSGRERPYFAYGRAYMRVADEDRHLTAKELENLILARNREALRWDNEPCKISIKELNERKIRAFVKRSGLVWDNASNVLEKLSLMQDGQLLNAAPLFFAKKPTLQLRCAVFASTDTATIIDRHDYEGDILALIEEAQKYILKNIHIGMKLDGLYRVDVPEISVAAMREAIINAFCHRDYHDPDYVQIAIFKDRVEIRNPGKLYGNLTIEKIRKGNVSQRRNPLIAELLRRIQMVETWGRGMRLILAEEPTVQFSEVAHLFIAAFSRPSFAEPDKTIDKTTAPKEPEQITEESSGKSSGKTEEQIIALFSVNGKLTIPELAETLGVTTRAIEKQIARLRGQGRLRRVGPAKGGHWEVVK, from the coding sequence ATGATTGAATTTAAGAAAAGCCTTACCTCCCTCAAGGAGGGCTTGATTTCAATCTCGGCAATCCTCAATAAACATGGAGCAGGTGAACTTTGGTTCGGCATTGCCCCTGACGGCAAACCAACAGGCCTTGTTATAAATGAAAAGACACTCCGTGATATTTCGCAATCCATTGCAGCGCACATTGAACCCAGGATTTACCCCCAGATTACCCCGGAAATACTTAACGGAAAGACCTGTATTAAGATAGCCTTTTCAGGAAGGGAAAGGCCCTATTTCGCATACGGCAGGGCTTACATGCGCGTGGCCGATGAGGACAGACACCTTACTGCAAAAGAACTTGAAAACCTGATTCTTGCCAGAAACCGCGAGGCGCTCCGCTGGGATAATGAACCCTGCAAAATCTCCATCAAAGAACTTAATGAAAGGAAAATCAGGGCATTTGTAAAGCGGTCCGGTCTGGTATGGGACAATGCCTCCAATGTACTGGAGAAACTGAGCCTTATGCAGGATGGACAATTGCTCAATGCAGCTCCTCTCTTTTTTGCCAAAAAACCTACGCTTCAACTGCGCTGCGCTGTTTTTGCCTCAACGGATACGGCAACAATTATTGACCGTCACGATTACGAAGGAGACATTCTTGCACTTATCGAAGAAGCGCAGAAATACATTCTCAAAAATATTCACATCGGCATGAAACTCGATGGCCTCTACCGCGTGGATGTTCCTGAAATTTCGGTGGCAGCTATGCGCGAGGCGATTATCAACGCATTCTGCCATCGTGACTATCACGACCCGGACTATGTGCAAATAGCCATTTTCAAAGACCGTGTTGAAATCCGTAATCCCGGCAAGTTGTATGGTAATCTGACAATTGAGAAAATACGCAAAGGTAACGTGTCTCAGCGAAGGAATCCCCTCATTGCGGAATTGCTCCGCCGTATTCAGATGGTTGAGACCTGGGGACGGGGCATGCGCCTCATCCTTGCTGAGGAGCCGACTGTCCAATTCAGCGAAGTAGCCCATCTTTTTATCGCCGCTTTTAGCAGGCCCTCATTCGCTGAACCGGATAAGACTATCGATAAAACCACAGCCCCAAAGGAACCGGAACAAATCACCGAAGAAAGTTCGGGGAAAAGTTCGGGGAAAACAGAAGAACAGATCATTGCGCTGTTTTCGGTTAATGGAAAGCTGACCATTCCTGAACTGGCGGAAACCCTCGGTGTTACAACCCGCGCGATAGAGAAACAGATCGCCCGCCTACGCGGCCAAGGCCGTCTGCGTCGCGTGGGTCCGGCCAAAGGCGGGCACTGGGAGGTGGTGAAATGA
- a CDS encoding DUF86 domain-containing protein, producing the protein MNREIDLYIKDILDNMDNAEKFIANMTFEAFSADIKTAYAVSRCIEIIGEASKNVPAVVRKQYPDIPAGMRDKVIHFYFGVNYKRVWLVVKNDIPKIRPFIANVFKELHKKDNKN; encoded by the coding sequence ATGAATAGAGAAATCGATCTCTACATCAAAGATATTCTCGATAATATGGACAATGCCGAAAAGTTCATAGCCAATATGACTTTTGAAGCATTTTCTGCGGATATAAAAACTGCCTATGCAGTTTCAAGATGTATAGAAATTATTGGTGAAGCGTCAAAAAACGTTCCTGCAGTTGTGAGAAAACAATATCCTGACATACCGGCGGGGATGCGAGACAAGGTGATTCACTTTTACTTCGGTGTAAATTACAAAAGAGTTTGGTTGGTTGTAAAAAACGACATACCGAAAATCAGGCCGTTCATTGCAAATGTCTTTAAAGAATTGCACAAAAAAGACAATAAAAACTAA
- a CDS encoding class I SAM-dependent DNA methyltransferase — protein sequence MADNNELERTLWATADKLRNNMDAAQYKHVVLGLIFLKYISDAFNDLHEKLKEGKGESEGADPEDRDEYLAKNIFFVPEKARWQFLQDHAKLPEIGKFVDEAMEAIEKINPSLKGVLPQIYADADLNKQRLGELIDLIATIGFNQDGHTSKDLLGRVYEYFLGQFADAEGKKGGQFWTPQSIVKLLVEMLEPYKGRVYDGCCGSGGMFVQSEKFILSHQGNIKDISIYGQESNPATLRLARMNLAIRGIDAQLEVGDTFLNDRFKDKDLKFDFILANPPFNISDWSGELLRDDSRWKYGVPPTGNANYAWLQHFAHKLSPSGTAGIVLANGSMNSNTGGESEIRKNMIEAGLIDCMVALPSQLFYNTMIPACLWFLARNKTNHKFRDRSKEILFIDTRKLGTMLNRRNRELTDADIALIAGTYHSWRSKDGKYEDKAGFCKSATIEEVQNNGHVLMPGRYVGTEEEIDDGIPFDKKMKSLTTKLAEQFAKSSELEKTIRENLKGIGYEF from the coding sequence ATGGCCGATAACAACGAACTGGAAAGAACCCTCTGGGCTACGGCAGATAAGCTGCGCAACAATATGGATGCGGCACAATATAAACACGTTGTCCTGGGATTGATCTTTCTCAAATACATTTCCGACGCCTTCAATGACCTTCACGAGAAATTGAAAGAAGGTAAAGGGGAATCTGAAGGCGCAGACCCGGAAGACAGGGATGAATACCTTGCCAAAAATATTTTCTTCGTTCCGGAAAAGGCCCGTTGGCAATTCCTCCAGGACCATGCTAAGCTGCCGGAGATAGGCAAGTTCGTTGACGAAGCCATGGAGGCAATCGAGAAAATCAATCCATCACTCAAGGGTGTTCTGCCGCAAATTTACGCCGATGCTGATCTGAACAAACAAAGGCTCGGTGAATTGATTGACCTTATTGCAACTATCGGATTTAACCAGGATGGCCATACATCAAAGGATCTGCTCGGCAGAGTATATGAATACTTTCTTGGCCAGTTTGCTGACGCAGAAGGTAAAAAAGGCGGCCAGTTCTGGACTCCTCAAAGCATCGTGAAGCTCCTTGTCGAAATGCTGGAACCTTACAAAGGGCGTGTCTATGACGGCTGCTGCGGCTCAGGCGGCATGTTTGTCCAGAGCGAGAAATTCATTCTCAGCCATCAGGGCAATATCAAGGACATCTCGATTTACGGGCAGGAATCGAACCCGGCAACTCTCCGTCTTGCCAGAATGAATCTTGCCATTCGAGGCATAGACGCCCAACTGGAAGTCGGGGACACCTTTCTGAATGACAGGTTCAAGGACAAGGATTTGAAATTCGATTTCATTCTTGCCAATCCACCCTTCAACATAAGCGATTGGAGCGGCGAGCTTCTGCGCGATGACAGCCGCTGGAAATACGGTGTTCCGCCAACAGGTAATGCCAACTATGCCTGGCTTCAGCACTTTGCCCATAAACTGAGTCCCAGCGGTACTGCCGGAATTGTTCTTGCCAACGGCAGTATGAACAGCAATACAGGTGGAGAGAGTGAGATACGGAAGAACATGATCGAAGCGGGATTGATAGATTGTATGGTTGCCCTTCCCTCACAGCTTTTCTACAATACCATGATTCCAGCCTGTCTCTGGTTTCTGGCACGGAACAAAACCAATCACAAATTCCGTGACCGCTCGAAAGAGATTCTCTTTATTGATACCCGCAAACTCGGCACAATGCTCAACCGTCGCAACCGCGAATTGACCGATGCCGATATAGCCCTCATCGCAGGCACATACCACAGTTGGCGCAGCAAGGATGGTAAATACGAAGACAAAGCAGGTTTCTGTAAATCCGCCACAATTGAAGAGGTGCAAAATAACGGACATGTATTAATGCCCGGACGTTACGTGGGTACAGAGGAAGAGATAGACGACGGCATTCCTTTTGATAAGAAGATGAAGTCTCTTACTACAAAACTGGCTGAGCAGTTTGCCAAAAGCTCGGAATTGGAGAAGACCATTCGGGAGAATCTCAAAGGGATTGGATATGAGTTTTAG